One part of the Xiphophorus maculatus strain JP 163 A chromosome 1, X_maculatus-5.0-male, whole genome shotgun sequence genome encodes these proteins:
- the mmp9 gene encoding matrix metalloproteinase-9, with amino-acid sequence MRCCALVVCLLLGIGVQNGWSLPVKSVFVTFPGDVVKNVTDVELAESYLKRFGYMETEQRSGFQSMVSTAKALKRMQRQLGLEETGELDKPTLKAMKHPRCGVPDVANYKTFDGDLKWDHNDVTYMILNYSPDMDSKLIDDAFARAFKVWSDVTPLTFTRLFRGNADIMISFGKADHGDPYPFDGKDGLLAHAYPPGEGMQGDAHFDDDEHWTLGKGAVVKTYYGNAGGDICHFPFTFEGKSYTTCTTEGRTDNLPWCATTADYNKDKKYGFCPSELLYTFDGNADGAPCVFPFTFVDKEYESCTTEGRSDGYRWCATTSNFDTDKKYGFCPNRDTAVIGGNSEGDPCHFPFVFLGKEYHSCTSEGREDGKLWCGTTDSYDEDKKWGFCPDQGYSLFLVAAHEFGHALGLDHSNIREALMFPMYSYIEDFSLHEDDIEGIQYLYGSKTGPDPTPPQPNTPTTTPYPDESDATEEPEPTDSSVMTTPSTVDETKDPCKILKFDTIAVFLGDLHFFKDGQLWAVPSKGEGVRKGPFSISEFWPALPAVIDSAFEDVQTKKLYFFSGSRFWVYTEGSVLGPRSIEKLGLPPSVQKVEGALQRGKSKVLLFSGENFWRFDLKTQRIDKGYPKYTDAVFGGVPNDAHDVFQHNGNIYFCRDRFYWRMNSRRQVDRVGYVKYDLLKCPDASRNHY; translated from the exons ATGAGGTGCTGTGCGTTAGTGGTGTGTTTACTTTTGGGAATAGGCGTGCAGAACGGATGGAGCCTTCCTGTCAAGTCGGTCTTTGTCACTTTCCCAGGGGACGTCGTCAAAAATGTGACAGATGTGGAGCTGGCAGAA AGTTATCTGAAAAGATTTGGTTACATGGAGACGGAGCAACGCAGTGGCTTCCAGTCCATGGTGTCCACAGCAAAGGCTCTGAAGAGGATGCAGAGACAGCTGGGCCTGGAGGAGACTGGAGAACTGGACAAGCCCACACTGAAGGCCATGAAGCATCCTCGCTGTGGTGTTCCTGACGTGGCCAATTATAAAACCTTTGACGGGGACCTCAAATGGGACCATAATGATGTTACATACAt GATCCTGAACTATTCTCCTGACATGGACAGTAAACTGATTGATGATGCTTTTGCAAGAGCCTTCAAGGTGTGGAGTGATGTCACTCCTCTGACATTTACCCGCCTTTTTCGAGGCAATGCAGACATCATGATCTCCTTTGGAAAAGCTG ACCACGGGGATCCATACCCTTTTGACGGTAAGGATGGCCTTCTAGCTCACGCCTATCCTCCTGGTGAGGGCATGCAGGGGGACGCCCACTTTGACGATGACGAACACTGGACTCTGGGAAAAGGAGCAG TGGTGAAGACTTACTATGGCAATGCAGGAGGCGACATATGTCACTTCCCCTTCACTTTCGAGGGGAAATCATACACCACCTGCACCACCGAAGGCCGAACCGACAACCTGCCCTGGTGTGCAACCACAGCCGACTACAACAAAGACAAGAAATACGGCTTCTGCCCAAGTGAAC TCTTGTACACATTTGACGGAAACGCGGATGGAGCCCCCTGTGTCTTCCCCTTCACCTTCGTGGATAAGGAGTATGAGAGCTGTACCACCGAGGGCCGCAGCGACGGATACCGCTGGTGTGCCACCACTAGCAACTTTGACACGGACAAGAAATATGGCTTCTGTCCCAACCGTG ACACTGCTGTAATTGGAGGAAACTCAGAGGGAGATCCCTGCCACTTTCCTTTTGTGTTTCTGGGCAAGGAATACCACTCATGTACGAGTGAGGGGAGAGAAGACGGCAAATTGTGGTGTGGCACCACTGACAGCTATGATGAAGACAAGAAATGGGGTTTCTGTCCTGACCAGG GTTATAGCCTGTTCCTGGTGGCTGCCCATGAGTTCGGACACGCCCTTGGTTTGGATCACTCCAACATTAGAGAAGCTCTGATGTTCCCCATGTACAGCTATATAGAGGATTTCTCCCTGCATGAGGATGACATTGAAGGCATTCAGTACCTCTATG GAAGTAAAACAGGCCCTGATCCTACTCCTCCTCAACCTAATACTCCTACCACAACTCCTTACCCCGACGAGAGCGACGCCACAGAAGAGCCTGAACCCACTGATTCATCTGTCATGACAACACCATCCACTGTGGATGAAACCAAAGACCCCTGCAAGATACTCAAGTTTGACACCATCGCTGTGTTTCTGGGAGATCTGCATTTCTTCAAAGATGG GCAATTATGGGCGGTACCAAGCAAGGGAGAAGGAGTTCGAAAGGGACCATTTTCCATTTCTGAGTTTTGGCCAGCTCTACCAGCTGTCATTGACTCTGCCTTTGAGGATGTTCAGACCAAAAAATTATACTTCTTTTCAG GAAGCAGGTTCTGGGTGTACACAGAAGGCAGTGTGCTTGGTCCCCGCAGTATTGAGAAGCTTGGTTTGCCCCCAAGTGTGCAGAAGGTGGAGGGAGCACTGCAGAGAGGGAAGAGCAAAGTGCTTCTCTTCAGTGGAGAGAACTTCTGGAG GTTTGATCTCAAGACCCAAAGAATTGACAAAGGATACCCCAAATATACCGATGCCGTCTTTGGAGGTGTGCCTAATGATGCTCATGATGTTTTCCAGCACAACG GCAACATTTACTTCTGCAGAGATCGTTTCTACTGGCGCATGAATTCTCGCAGGCAGGTGGACCGCGTCGGCTACGTGAAATACGATCTTCTGAAATGCCCAGATGCCTCAAGAAATCACTACTGA